The stretch of DNA CGCTTCCTTCGAACGACTGGACGAGGTCGACGGCGAGCGGCTCTACCGGCTCACCTGGACCCACTCGCCCAGCGGCGTGGTCGACGCGCTCGGGGACCACGGGGGTGAGGTCGTCGAGGCCAGCGCCCAGCGGGGGTCCTGGACCCTGCGCCTGCGGTTCGCAGACCGGGACGACCTGACCGGGTTCTACCGCTCGTGTCGGTCCAGCGGCGTCGACGTCGACGTGACCGCCGTCCACGACCCCGAGTCGAGTCCGGACTCGGAACTCGGCCTCACGGCGACCCAGTACGAGACGCTCCGCGCCGCACTGGAGGCGGGCTACTTCGAGGTCCCGCGTCGCACCAGCCTGACCGA from Haloarcula litorea encodes:
- a CDS encoding bacterio-opsin activator domain-containing protein, with protein sequence MSVIVTITVPAADFALGGTLPVDSETTVRLERVVPMSGAFAPYVWITGATPATVEEALTDDEAVASFERLDEVDGERLYRLTWTHSPSGVVDALGDHGGEVVEASAQRGSWTLRLRFADRDDLTGFYRSCRSSGVDVDVTAVHDPESSPDSELGLTATQYETLRAALEAGYFEVPRRTSLTDLAAELGVSDSAVSQRLRRGVGTLLLATVADDD